The following proteins are co-located in the Pseudoalteromonas sp. N1230-9 genome:
- a CDS encoding DUF423 domain-containing protein — MIKLYLMIGSLFCMLSVMLGAFAAHGLKSRVSEYAIGIFKTAAEYQMVHGLALIAIAILIKWGMNLNWAGGFFIAGTVLFSGSLYLLALTGMKWLGPITPIGGVCFIIGWAILLVQAARYKF, encoded by the coding sequence ATGATCAAACTCTATTTAATGATTGGCAGCTTATTTTGCATGCTTTCGGTGATGCTTGGTGCCTTTGCTGCACATGGTTTAAAAAGCCGTGTTTCAGAATACGCAATTGGGATTTTTAAAACGGCTGCTGAGTATCAAATGGTACATGGTCTTGCTTTAATTGCTATTGCGATATTAATAAAGTGGGGCATGAACTTAAATTGGGCTGGTGGCTTTTTTATCGCGGGTACAGTGTTATTTAGCGGTAGTTTGTATTTACTCGCATTAACGGGCATGAAATGGCTGGGCCCTATCACCCCGATTGGCGGCGTTTGTTTTATTATTGGTTGGGCTATTTTGTTAGTTCAAGCCGCACGATATAAGTTTTAA
- a CDS encoding alpha/beta family hydrolase, whose amino-acid sequence MLQWFKSTGSKACAQFIFAHGAGAGSDSEFMQTMAKLISQQGIDVALFDFQYMQIAKETGKRRPPDRAPKLLAYFAEVLAGRQPELPLFIGGKSMGGRMASMLCTEQNIPKVAGVVAFGYPFHPPGKPEKLRTEHFADVPCPFLVLQGERDTFGNQQELAELEMVNPPEIKFLKDGDHSLKPRKKSGITEQENLQQAADYAAQFIMNLVAGDEQ is encoded by the coding sequence ATGTTGCAGTGGTTTAAAAGCACAGGCAGTAAAGCCTGCGCACAATTTATATTTGCTCATGGTGCCGGTGCGGGCAGTGATAGCGAATTTATGCAAACAATGGCGAAGCTAATTAGTCAACAAGGTATTGATGTGGCGTTATTTGATTTTCAATACATGCAAATTGCTAAAGAGACTGGCAAACGCAGACCGCCAGATCGAGCCCCCAAGCTGCTTGCATATTTTGCAGAAGTTTTAGCTGGGCGTCAGCCTGAATTGCCGCTATTTATTGGTGGCAAATCGATGGGAGGCAGAATGGCTTCAATGCTGTGCACTGAACAGAATATTCCAAAAGTTGCTGGTGTTGTGGCTTTTGGGTATCCGTTTCACCCACCGGGTAAACCTGAAAAACTTCGCACAGAACATTTTGCAGATGTACCATGCCCGTTTTTAGTACTGCAGGGAGAGCGAGACACGTTTGGTAACCAGCAAGAACTCGCTGAGCTTGAAATGGTTAACCCGCCGGAAATTAAATTTCTCAAAGATGGCGACCATTCATTAAAGCCACGTAAAAAAAGTGGTATTACAGAACAAGAAAATTTACAACAAGCTGCGGATTATGCAGCACAGTTTATTATGAATTTAGTGGCAGGAGATGAGCAATGA
- the rlmM gene encoding 23S rRNA (cytidine(2498)-2'-O)-methyltransferase RlmM, translating to MSSVVIYCRSGFENDAAAEITFQAAEQGFAGYVKTKPNTGIVVYECFDASHGDEIIKKIDFKNMVFARQWFTGILVDNMPLEDRVSAIVDAAVDFPECGDLRVETPDTNEGKELSKFCKKISTPLKKTLEKRSKVTRELADKKPVMHVAFLTNDSAYVGYSYTFNNSPFFMGIPRLRMPSDAPSRSTLKLDEAFNVFIPPHEAEDRVQAGMRGVDLGACPGGWTYQLVRRGMFVSAIDNGPMNDELMETGQVKHFRVDGFKYRPEKRNISWLVCDMVEKPVKVTNLMIDWAVNAYAKELIFNLKLPMKKRFDSVYECLKLIKEELEKYGVSYELQAKHLYHDREEVTVHLNVIKVPQSLYS from the coding sequence ATGTCGAGTGTAGTTATTTATTGTCGCAGTGGTTTTGAAAATGATGCCGCTGCTGAAATTACTTTTCAAGCTGCTGAACAAGGATTTGCAGGTTACGTAAAAACGAAACCAAATACAGGGATTGTTGTTTACGAATGTTTTGATGCTAGCCACGGCGATGAAATCATTAAAAAAATAGATTTCAAAAATATGGTTTTTGCGCGTCAATGGTTTACTGGCATCTTAGTGGATAATATGCCACTTGAAGATCGTGTTAGTGCCATTGTTGATGCTGCTGTTGATTTTCCTGAATGTGGAGACTTACGCGTAGAAACGCCCGATACCAATGAAGGGAAAGAGCTGTCTAAATTTTGTAAGAAGATATCTACTCCCCTTAAAAAAACACTTGAAAAGCGCTCGAAGGTGACACGCGAGCTGGCAGATAAAAAGCCTGTTATGCATGTTGCGTTTTTAACAAATGATTCTGCTTACGTTGGTTATTCATATACGTTCAATAACTCGCCCTTTTTTATGGGGATACCACGTTTACGGATGCCAAGTGATGCACCAAGCCGTTCTACACTTAAGTTAGATGAAGCGTTTAATGTATTTATTCCACCTCATGAAGCTGAGGATCGTGTGCAAGCGGGGATGCGAGGTGTTGATTTAGGTGCTTGCCCAGGTGGTTGGACCTACCAGCTGGTACGTCGAGGCATGTTTGTGAGTGCTATCGATAATGGGCCAATGAATGATGAACTAATGGAAACGGGACAAGTTAAACATTTCCGTGTTGATGGTTTTAAGTATCGTCCCGAAAAGCGGAATATTAGCTGGTTAGTTTGCGATATGGTGGAAAAGCCAGTAAAAGTTACTAATCTTATGATTGATTGGGCGGTAAATGCCTACGCAAAAGAGCTTATTTTTAATCTGAAATTACCAATGAAAAAGCGCTTTGACAGTGTCTATGAATGCTTGAAGTTGATTAAAGAAGAGCTTGAAAAATACGGCGTAAGTTATGAACTCCAAGCGAAGCATCTGTATCACGATCGTGAAGAAGTGACTGTACATTTAAATGTCATAAAGGTGCCGCAAAGCTTATACAGTTAA